The Xenopus tropicalis strain Nigerian chromosome 2, UCB_Xtro_10.0, whole genome shotgun sequence genome window below encodes:
- the tsfm gene encoding elongation factor Ts, mitochondrial has protein sequence MAALCSSLRAKLLWRQQVGLLHTGVRLLAADKELLVKLRKRTGYSFINCKKALEQFSNDFKQAETWLHQQAQKEGWDKASKLQGRKTTEGLVGLLQDGNTSVMVEVNCETDFVARNSKFQQLVQQVAVSTLRHCQSHQENMSSYVKGFLSGEELLQMKAEESLLKDQLALAIGKLGENMTMKRAAWVKTPSDIFIGSYMHGILVADVPSLSNITFGKYGALVICKDSDSNPKSNISEVGRRLGQHVVGMNPLSVGSLEDESSGETETKMLAQSFLLEPSLTVGQYLQPRGINVLDFIRFECGEVAESTESSHT, from the exons AtggccgcgctgtgcagcagccTGCGTGCCAAG TTGTTGTGGCGGCAGCAGGTTGGACTGTTACACACAGGCGTGAGGCTACTGGCAGCAGACAAGGAGCTCCTGGTGAAACTCAGGAAGAGGACGGGCTACTCGTTTATCAACTGCAAGAAGGCTCTGGAACAATTTAGCAATGATTTTAAACAA GCAGAGACGTGGCTGCACCAACAAGCTCAGAAAGAAGGCTGGGACAAGGCTTCCAAACTTCAAGGAAGAAAAACTACAGAAGGTCTTGTGGGGCTGCTGCAAGATGGCAACACATCTGTGATGGTGGAA GTTAACTGCGAAACTGACTTTGTTGCCAGGAATTCAAAGTTTCAGCAGCTAGTTCAGCAGGTGGCTGTGAGCACTCTGAGGCATTGCCAGAGTCATCAGGAGAACATGTCTTCTTATGTAAAG GGTTTTCTAAGCGGTGAAGAACTCTTACAAATGAAAGCTGAGGAGTCATTATTAAAAGATCAACTTGCTTTGGCAATAG GGAAGTTAGGTgaaaatatgactatgaagagaGCTGCTTGGGTGAAGACTCCCTCTGATATCTTCATAGGCTCTTATATGCATGGCATTCTTGTAGCAGATGTACCATCCCTATCTAATATCACATTTGGAAAATATGGAGCTCTAGTGATATGCAAAGATTCCGACAGTAACCCTAAGAGCAACATATCTGAAGTTGGACGCAGATTGGGCCAGCATGTTGTGGGAATGAACCCTCTGTCGGTAGGTTCCCTTGAGGATGAATCTAGTGGGGAGACAGAGACAAAGATGCTGGCACAGTCCTTTCTTCTGGAGCCCAGTCTAACCGTGGGGCAGTATTTGCAGCCACGAGGAATAAATGTGCTGGACTTTATACGCTTTGAGTGTGGGGAAGTAGCAGAATCAACAGAATCTAGTCATACTTAA